Proteins encoded by one window of Nocardioides euryhalodurans:
- a CDS encoding N(5)-(carboxyethyl)ornithine synthase, with the protein MTLLDLGVIGTSAKENEHRLPLHPEHLPGLDADLRGRITLEHGYAERFGVPDADLAEVVAGFASREEILARSEVVLLPKPQHADLALLREGAVLWGWPHCVQDPVLTQLAIDRRLTLIAFEVMNHWTRDGNVGLHVFHKNNELAGYCSVLQALQLTGRTGDYGRRLRAVVIGFGATARGAVTALNAHGIHDVCVLTTREVAAVGSPIHSVRILQFDQDPDDARHLSHVITERGRVPIAPFLAERDVVVNCTLQDTAAPLTYLSTADTSLFRPRSLVVDVSCDEGMGFEWARPTTFDDPMFPVGNVDYYGVDHSPSYLWDSATWENSLALIPFLRPVLEGSGAWDADETLSRAIEIRDGVVVNPAILAFQGRAEAPPHRVVD; encoded by the coding sequence GTGACGCTGCTCGACCTGGGCGTCATCGGCACGTCCGCCAAGGAGAACGAGCACCGCCTGCCGCTCCACCCGGAGCACCTCCCCGGCCTCGACGCGGACCTCCGGGGACGGATCACGCTCGAGCACGGGTACGCCGAGCGCTTCGGTGTCCCGGACGCCGACCTCGCCGAGGTCGTGGCGGGCTTCGCCTCCCGCGAGGAGATCCTCGCCCGGTCCGAGGTGGTGCTGCTGCCCAAGCCGCAGCACGCCGACCTCGCCCTGCTCCGCGAGGGCGCCGTGCTCTGGGGCTGGCCGCACTGCGTCCAGGACCCGGTCCTGACCCAGCTCGCCATCGACCGGCGGCTGACGCTGATCGCCTTCGAGGTGATGAACCACTGGACCCGGGACGGCAACGTCGGCCTCCACGTCTTCCACAAGAACAACGAGCTCGCCGGCTACTGCTCGGTGCTGCAGGCGCTGCAGCTCACCGGCCGTACCGGCGACTACGGCCGTCGGCTGCGGGCGGTCGTGATCGGTTTCGGGGCGACCGCCCGCGGCGCGGTCACCGCGCTCAACGCCCACGGCATCCACGACGTGTGCGTGCTCACGACCCGCGAGGTCGCCGCGGTCGGCTCCCCCATCCACTCGGTGCGCATCCTGCAGTTCGACCAGGACCCCGACGACGCCCGTCACCTCAGCCACGTGATCACCGAGCGGGGGCGGGTGCCGATCGCGCCCTTCCTCGCCGAGCGCGACGTCGTCGTCAACTGCACCCTGCAGGACACCGCCGCGCCGCTGACCTACCTGAGCACGGCCGACACCTCCCTCTTCCGGCCGCGCAGCCTGGTCGTCGACGTGTCGTGCGACGAGGGCATGGGCTTCGAGTGGGCCCGTCCCACGACCTTCGACGACCCCATGTTCCCCGTCGGGAACGTCGACTACTACGGCGTCGACCACAGCCCGTCGTACCTCTGGGACTCGGCGACGTGGGAGAACAGCCTGGCCCTGATCCCGTTCCTGCGACCGGTGCTCGAGGGGTCGGGCGCGTGGGACGCCGACGAGACGCTCTCCCGCGCCATCGAGATCCGCGACGGCGTCGTGGTCAACCCGGCGATCCTCGCCTTCCAGGGACGCGCGGAGGCGCCGCCCCACCGCGTCGTCGACTGA
- a CDS encoding HIT family protein codes for MADDAVTQDGAGAPDQLERLWTPYRMAYIRGEERPSSEDAEQCPFCRIPGLPDEEGLVVHRGDTAYVVLNLFPYAAGHLMVCPYRHIPDYTDTSVEEAAEIAALTKRAMTVLRSVSNAEGFNLGMNQGQAGGAGIRAHLHQHVVPRWLGDANFMPIIGRTKTMPQLLGETRRLLADAWA; via the coding sequence ATGGCCGATGATGCCGTCACGCAGGACGGAGCGGGAGCGCCCGACCAGCTGGAGAGACTCTGGACCCCCTACCGGATGGCCTACATCCGGGGCGAGGAGCGGCCCAGCAGCGAGGACGCGGAGCAGTGCCCGTTCTGCAGGATCCCCGGGCTGCCCGACGAGGAGGGCCTGGTCGTCCACCGCGGGGACACGGCGTACGTCGTCCTCAACCTCTTCCCCTACGCGGCCGGCCACCTGATGGTCTGCCCCTACCGCCACATCCCGGACTACACGGACACCTCCGTCGAGGAGGCGGCCGAGATCGCCGCGCTCACCAAGCGGGCGATGACCGTGCTCCGGTCGGTGTCGAACGCGGAGGGCTTCAACCTCGGGATGAACCAGGGGCAGGCGGGTGGCGCCGGGATCCGCGCCCACCTCCACCAGCACGTCGTCCCCCGCTGGCTGGGCGACGCCAACTTCATGCCGATCATCGGCCGGACCAAGACCATGCCGCAGCTGTTGGGGGAGACCCGCCGGCTGCTGGCCGACGCCTGGGCCTGA
- a CDS encoding MBL fold metallo-hydrolase produces the protein MARTPTVELAPGVWRLPLLGDWVNGFAFRDSDGQVTLLDMGLERHGPKVLAALRSIGSGPTDVTRLLLTHAHADHAGGAALVARETGHGFGVHEDDAAYARDGEVPPGDPSSRVGRVLRRFGAQPGFDAVPVAEELTDEMVIPVGGGLRVVHTPGHSPGHCSFLHEESGVLVTGDAIFNVLRPRWPVKAFCTDFAMTKRTAHRLGELDYEVAAFTHGPEIRDGAREAVRRFLSRSAGR, from the coding sequence ATGGCCCGTACGCCGACCGTGGAGCTGGCCCCCGGCGTGTGGCGACTCCCGCTTCTGGGCGACTGGGTCAACGGGTTCGCCTTCCGCGACTCCGATGGACAGGTCACGCTGCTCGACATGGGGCTCGAGCGCCACGGACCGAAGGTGCTCGCCGCGCTCCGGAGCATCGGTTCCGGACCGACCGACGTGACGCGCCTGCTGCTCACGCACGCGCACGCCGACCACGCCGGCGGAGCGGCCCTGGTCGCGCGGGAGACCGGACACGGCTTCGGGGTGCACGAGGACGACGCGGCGTACGCCCGCGACGGCGAGGTACCGCCGGGCGACCCGTCGTCACGGGTCGGCCGGGTGCTCCGCCGGTTCGGAGCCCAGCCCGGGTTCGACGCCGTTCCCGTCGCGGAGGAGCTGACCGACGAGATGGTGATCCCGGTCGGCGGCGGACTGCGGGTCGTCCACACGCCCGGCCACTCCCCCGGCCACTGCTCCTTCCTCCACGAGGAGTCGGGCGTCCTCGTGACCGGAGACGCGATCTTCAACGTGCTGCGACCGCGCTGGCCGGTCAAGGCCTTCTGCACCGACTTCGCGATGACGAAGCGGACAGCCCACCGGCTGGGCGAGCTGGACTACGAGGTGGCGGCCTTCACGCACGGCCCGGAGATCCGCGACGGCGCCCGCGAGGCCGTACGCCGGTTCCTTTCCCGGTCCGCGGGACGATGA
- a CDS encoding phosphotransferase enzyme family protein: MTSRLAQIGRLRRVAVAAIARYDLPEGRLRFVTHGENTTFRHDSTAGTYLVRVHRPQRHGRHVDSAVAIRSEIAWLLAIRDETDLAVPEPLAAADGALVVEATAAGVTRVCSVLRWMDGRIHEGSARPVHLHRLGEAMARLHQQADRWTPPPDFVRIRWDHETFFGDVMVYGETSAAGCWALLPADVRTRFESVAARTADLMDRSDDWGLIHADLHLGNALFHRGGIRLIDFDDCGHGHRLYDLAVALWELRDEPDYGPYRDALLAGYRSQRDVDVTHLDDFIAVRQIAFDLWFTGTAQVNPEFAAGLDRVHRWSLAMLDVVGAPTGPR; encoded by the coding sequence ATGACGTCGCGGCTCGCGCAGATCGGCCGGCTCCGGCGCGTAGCGGTCGCCGCCATCGCCCGCTACGACCTGCCGGAGGGGCGGCTCAGGTTCGTGACGCACGGCGAGAACACCACCTTCCGGCACGACAGCACCGCCGGGACGTACCTCGTCCGCGTGCACCGCCCGCAGCGGCACGGACGCCACGTCGACTCGGCGGTGGCCATCCGGTCGGAGATCGCGTGGCTGCTCGCGATTCGGGACGAGACCGACCTCGCGGTCCCCGAACCGCTCGCCGCCGCCGACGGCGCCCTGGTCGTCGAGGCCACCGCGGCCGGCGTGACGCGGGTCTGCTCCGTGCTGCGCTGGATGGACGGCAGGATCCACGAGGGGTCCGCCCGCCCGGTCCACCTGCACCGGCTCGGCGAGGCGATGGCGCGCCTCCACCAGCAGGCCGACCGGTGGACGCCGCCACCCGACTTCGTCCGGATCCGCTGGGACCACGAGACCTTCTTCGGTGACGTGATGGTCTACGGCGAGACCTCGGCCGCCGGCTGCTGGGCGCTCCTGCCCGCCGACGTCCGTACCCGCTTCGAGTCGGTCGCGGCGCGGACGGCCGACCTCATGGATCGGTCCGACGACTGGGGGCTCATCCACGCCGATCTCCACCTCGGCAACGCGTTGTTCCACCGGGGAGGCATCCGGTTGATCGACTTCGACGACTGCGGACACGGCCACCGCCTCTACGACCTCGCCGTCGCCCTGTGGGAGCTGCGGGACGAGCCGGACTACGGGCCCTACCGGGACGCGCTGCTCGCGGGCTACCGGTCGCAGCGCGACGTCGACGTCACCCACCTCGACGACTTCATCGCCGTACGGCAGATCGCCTTCGACCTCTGGTTCACGGGCACGGCCCAGGTCAACCCGGAGTTCGCCGCCGGGCTGGACCGCGTGCACCGGTGGTCGCTGGCGATGCTCGACGTCGTCGGGGCGCCGACCGGGCCTCGCTAG
- the thrS gene encoding threonine--tRNA ligase, whose protein sequence is MSEIKIAVLAADDAREERTVTTGTKVWELFTDDTDVVAARVGGELRDLAHELADGDEVAAVAIDSPDGRDILRHSTAHVLAQAVQQLWPEAKLGIGPPVENGFYYDFDVETPFHPEDLGKLETAMRKIIKENQRFERRVTTDADALAELKDEPYKVELIGLKGGSGVEDAEGASVEVGAGELTIYDNVRRNGDVAWSDLCRGPHLPTTKRIPAFKLMRTAAAYWRGDEKNKQLQRIYGTAWESKEALAEHLHRLEEAERRDHRKLGRDLDLYSFPDELGSGLAVFHPRGGVIKREMEDYVRRRHIEEGFQYVGTPHISKDGLFHTSGHLPYYADTMYPPMKMEGAEYRLKAMNCPMHNLIFQSRGRSYRELPLRLFEFGGVYRFEKSGVVHGLTRVRGMTQDDSHSYVTKEQAPDEVKHLLGFVLSLLQDFGLDDYYLEMSTRDDKNKDKFIGSDEDWADATRVLEDVARETGLELVPDPGGAAFYGPKISVQARDAIGRTWQMSTIQYDFSQPKGFGLEYQAADGSRQQPVMIHSAKFGSIERFIGVLVEHYAGAFPPWLAPVQVQGIPIAERHHDYLYEVADQMRVLGIRVEVDDSDDRMQKKIRNAQVQKVPFMVIAGDDDVAAHAVSFRYRDGHQENGVPVDEAIQRVVNAVASKGQV, encoded by the coding sequence GTGTCCGAGATCAAGATCGCCGTGCTCGCCGCCGATGACGCGCGCGAGGAGCGGACGGTCACGACCGGCACCAAGGTCTGGGAGCTCTTCACCGACGACACCGACGTCGTCGCCGCGCGGGTCGGCGGGGAGCTGCGCGACCTCGCCCACGAGCTCGCCGACGGTGACGAGGTCGCGGCGGTGGCCATCGACAGCCCGGACGGACGCGACATCCTGCGCCACTCCACCGCTCACGTGCTCGCCCAGGCGGTGCAGCAGCTGTGGCCCGAGGCGAAGCTCGGCATCGGCCCGCCGGTCGAGAACGGCTTCTACTACGACTTCGACGTCGAGACCCCCTTCCACCCGGAGGACCTCGGCAAGCTCGAGACCGCGATGCGCAAGATCATCAAGGAGAACCAGCGGTTCGAGCGCCGCGTCACCACCGACGCCGACGCGCTGGCCGAGCTGAAGGACGAGCCCTACAAGGTCGAGCTCATCGGGCTCAAGGGCGGCAGCGGGGTCGAGGACGCGGAGGGCGCCAGCGTCGAGGTCGGCGCCGGCGAGCTGACCATCTACGACAACGTGCGTCGCAACGGCGACGTCGCCTGGTCCGACCTGTGCCGTGGGCCGCACCTGCCGACCACCAAGCGGATCCCCGCCTTCAAGCTGATGCGCACCGCCGCGGCGTACTGGCGGGGGGACGAGAAGAACAAGCAGCTGCAGCGGATCTACGGCACCGCGTGGGAGTCCAAGGAGGCGCTGGCCGAGCACCTCCACCGACTCGAGGAGGCCGAGCGGCGCGACCACCGCAAGCTCGGGCGCGACCTCGACCTCTACTCCTTCCCCGACGAGCTCGGCTCCGGCCTCGCGGTCTTCCACCCGCGCGGCGGGGTGATCAAGCGGGAGATGGAGGACTACGTCCGTCGCCGCCACATCGAGGAGGGCTTCCAGTACGTCGGCACCCCCCACATCTCCAAGGACGGGCTGTTCCACACCTCCGGGCACCTGCCGTACTACGCGGACACCATGTATCCCCCCATGAAGATGGAGGGTGCCGAGTACCGCCTCAAGGCGATGAACTGCCCGATGCACAACCTGATCTTCCAGAGTCGTGGGCGGTCCTACCGCGAGCTGCCGCTGCGGCTCTTCGAGTTCGGCGGCGTCTACCGCTTCGAGAAGTCCGGCGTGGTCCACGGCCTGACCCGCGTCCGCGGCATGACCCAGGACGACTCGCACTCCTACGTCACCAAGGAGCAGGCGCCCGACGAGGTCAAGCACCTGCTCGGCTTCGTGCTCTCGCTGCTCCAGGACTTCGGCCTCGACGACTACTACCTCGAGATGTCGACCCGCGACGACAAGAACAAGGACAAGTTCATCGGCTCCGACGAGGACTGGGCCGACGCGACCCGCGTGCTCGAGGACGTCGCCAGGGAGACCGGCCTCGAGCTGGTTCCCGACCCCGGCGGCGCGGCGTTCTACGGCCCCAAGATCTCGGTGCAGGCTCGCGACGCGATCGGCCGGACCTGGCAGATGTCGACCATCCAGTACGACTTCAGCCAGCCCAAGGGCTTCGGCCTCGAGTACCAGGCGGCCGACGGCTCGCGCCAGCAGCCGGTGATGATCCACTCCGCGAAGTTCGGCTCCATCGAGCGGTTCATCGGCGTGCTCGTCGAGCACTACGCCGGCGCGTTCCCCCCGTGGCTGGCGCCCGTCCAGGTGCAGGGCATCCCGATCGCGGAGCGCCACCACGACTACCTCTACGAGGTCGCCGACCAGATGCGGGTGCTCGGGATCCGGGTCGAGGTCGACGACTCCGACGACCGGATGCAGAAGAAGATCCGCAACGCGCAGGTCCAGAAGGTCCCGTTCATGGTGATCGCGGGTGACGACGACGTCGCCGCCCACGCGGTGTCGTTCCGCTACCGCGACGGCCACCAGGAGAACGGCGTCCCCGTGGACGAGGCGATCCAGCGGGTCGTCAACGCGGTGGCGAGCAAGGGCCAGGTCTAG
- a CDS encoding PGPGW domain-containing protein encodes MVLETLGWLLLVVGIAALVLPGPGLLGVFAGLALLSQQYDWAERRTEPVKRRALQAAAEGVETWVRIIASLAGAVALAACGVLWILKPPAPVWFPLSDTWWLPGGVWTGVTQVVSAFIAVGLIVYSYRKFHGHPEEVAKVRHAVDEADADAKEAVKRDVHRAS; translated from the coding sequence GTGGTCTTGGAGACCCTCGGCTGGCTGCTGCTGGTGGTGGGGATCGCGGCCCTCGTGCTGCCCGGGCCCGGCCTGCTCGGGGTCTTCGCCGGTCTCGCCCTGCTCTCCCAGCAGTACGACTGGGCCGAGCGTCGCACCGAGCCCGTCAAGCGCCGCGCCCTGCAGGCTGCCGCCGAGGGCGTGGAGACGTGGGTGCGGATCATCGCCTCGCTCGCCGGCGCCGTCGCGCTCGCGGCCTGTGGCGTGCTGTGGATCCTCAAGCCACCGGCCCCGGTCTGGTTCCCGCTCTCGGACACCTGGTGGCTGCCCGGGGGAGTGTGGACCGGCGTCACCCAGGTCGTGTCGGCCTTCATCGCCGTCGGCCTGATCGTCTACAGCTACCGCAAGTTCCACGGCCACCCGGAGGAGGTCGCGAAGGTCCGGCACGCGGTCGACGAAGCCGATGCCGACGCCAAGGAGGCCGTCAAGCGCGACGTCCACCGCGCTTCCTGA
- a CDS encoding aminotransferase class IV, which translates to MRAWLNGEILSDPTGPAVAVNDHGLTVGDGVFEAIKVVDGQPFALTRHLDRLATSAAGLGLPTVDDAFVRRGVAAVLEGEPMALGRIRITYTAGPAPLGSGRVDGRPTLVVVAAPMEPASPTTTVVTVPWPRNERGALAGLKTTSYGENVRALAVAAEAGATEAVFGNLAGHLCEGTGSNVFYVVDGELRTPTLSSGCLAGVTRKLVLEWFGGEEVDEPIEVLAEASEIFLVSTTRDVQGVSRWDDRELPAPGPVTTEAAETWRTREAQDIDP; encoded by the coding sequence ATGCGAGCCTGGCTGAACGGTGAGATCCTCTCCGACCCGACCGGCCCCGCCGTCGCGGTCAACGACCACGGCCTCACGGTCGGGGACGGCGTCTTCGAGGCGATCAAGGTGGTGGACGGGCAGCCGTTCGCGCTGACGCGCCACCTCGACCGGCTGGCCACCAGTGCTGCCGGGCTCGGCCTGCCGACCGTCGACGACGCCTTCGTACGCCGCGGGGTGGCCGCCGTCCTCGAGGGTGAGCCGATGGCGCTCGGCCGGATCCGGATCACCTACACGGCCGGGCCGGCGCCGCTCGGCTCCGGCCGGGTCGACGGCCGCCCGACGCTCGTCGTCGTGGCCGCACCGATGGAGCCCGCGTCGCCGACGACCACCGTGGTCACGGTGCCGTGGCCGCGCAACGAGCGGGGGGCGCTGGCCGGGCTCAAGACCACCTCGTACGGCGAGAACGTCCGGGCGCTGGCCGTCGCCGCCGAGGCCGGGGCGACCGAGGCGGTCTTCGGCAACCTTGCCGGCCACCTCTGCGAGGGCACCGGCTCCAACGTCTTCTACGTCGTCGACGGCGAGCTCCGCACGCCCACGCTCTCCAGCGGCTGCCTCGCCGGAGTCACGCGCAAGCTCGTGCTCGAGTGGTTCGGTGGCGAGGAGGTCGACGAGCCGATCGAGGTGCTGGCCGAGGCCAGCGAGATCTTCCTCGTCTCCACCACCCGCGACGTCCAGGGCGTCTCCCGGTGGGACGACCGCGAGCTGCCCGCGCCGGGGCCGGTGACCACGGAGGCGGCCGAGACGTGGCGGACCCGCGAGGCGCAGGACATCGACCCGTGA
- a CDS encoding ribbon-helix-helix protein, CopG family has protein sequence MAMNLRLTEAETEALRAKAEQEGRSMQEVARTAISQYVADRPARLRAAIDRVQVEDAELLDRLSK, from the coding sequence ATGGCGATGAATCTCCGACTCACCGAAGCCGAGACCGAGGCGCTGCGTGCGAAGGCCGAGCAGGAGGGCCGGTCGATGCAGGAGGTGGCCCGCACTGCGATCTCCCAGTACGTCGCTGACCGCCCGGCCCGCCTGCGGGCGGCCATCGACCGGGTACAGGTCGAGGACGCCGAGCTCCTCGACCGACTGAGCAAGTGA
- a CDS encoding type II toxin-antitoxin system death-on-curing family toxin, translated as MTKEDIDHLTVDDLLEIAAGVLGEVPVRDAGLLAAAAGRPQVTVFGEDAYPSFREKAAALLHSLVRNHALVDGNKRLAWAATRVFCLLNGRDLTYTVDDAERLMLDAAAGDLDVPDLAEWIRDHHLL; from the coding sequence GTGACCAAGGAGGACATCGACCACCTGACAGTCGACGATCTGCTCGAGATCGCGGCAGGGGTTCTCGGTGAGGTGCCCGTACGAGACGCGGGCCTGCTCGCTGCCGCAGCCGGACGGCCCCAGGTCACGGTGTTCGGCGAGGACGCGTACCCCTCCTTCCGGGAGAAGGCAGCAGCCCTGCTGCACTCCTTGGTGCGCAACCACGCCCTGGTCGACGGCAACAAGCGGCTGGCCTGGGCCGCGACGCGCGTCTTCTGCCTCCTCAACGGGCGCGACCTGACCTACACCGTGGACGACGCCGAGCGGCTCATGCTCGACGCAGCAGCGGGCGACCTGGACGTCCCCGACCTTGCCGAATGGATCAGGGACCACCACCTGCTCTGA
- a CDS encoding MBL fold metallo-hydrolase RNA specificity domain-containing protein, with protein sequence MTEPTLTFLGAAGTVTGSRFLLDSPHARVLVDAGLYQGVPTLRQRNWAPFQVDPATIDEVVLTHAHLDHTGYLPRLVRDGFRGRVTCTAETAALAAIVLRDSAHLQEEDAAYANELGFSKHRPALPLYGAGDVEDTLPLFEPLPLRTARRIAADTFVTLRPAGHILGSSTATLELDGHRVLFSGDLGRRHHPLLRPPADPPRVDTIVVESTYGDRTHPTPDPSILADAVRRTVERGGSVLIPAFAVDRTELVLLELRRLMEAGDIPRVPVFVDSPMALAALDVYRRALTSGSEQLRPEILGRRDVFDAGDLRVTRTVEESRQLNRPAYPSIVVSASGMAAGGRVVHHLAEQLPDHRNTVVLTGFQAEGTRGRRLLEGAREVKVHGRYVPVNADVVSVPDFSVHSDADETLGWLRRAPAAPRTVYVVHGEPRASSRLADRIRSELGWVAVVPEQGEKLLLD encoded by the coding sequence ATGACCGAACCGACCCTGACCTTCCTGGGAGCAGCCGGCACGGTGACCGGGAGCCGTTTCCTCCTCGACAGCCCGCACGCGCGCGTCCTCGTCGACGCCGGGCTCTACCAGGGGGTGCCCACCCTGCGACAGCGCAACTGGGCACCGTTCCAGGTCGACCCCGCGACCATCGACGAGGTCGTCCTCACCCATGCGCACCTCGACCACACCGGCTACCTGCCCAGGCTCGTCCGCGACGGGTTCCGCGGCCGGGTGACGTGCACGGCCGAGACGGCCGCGCTGGCGGCGATCGTGCTCCGGGACAGCGCCCACCTGCAGGAGGAGGACGCGGCGTACGCCAACGAGCTGGGGTTCTCCAAGCACCGCCCGGCGCTTCCGCTCTACGGCGCGGGCGACGTCGAGGACACGCTGCCGCTGTTCGAGCCGCTGCCGCTGCGCACGGCGCGGCGGATCGCGGCCGACACGTTCGTGACGCTGCGACCGGCCGGCCACATCCTGGGGTCGTCGACGGCGACCCTCGAGCTCGACGGCCACCGGGTCCTCTTCAGCGGGGACCTCGGTCGGCGCCACCACCCGTTGCTGCGACCTCCGGCCGACCCGCCCCGGGTGGACACCATCGTCGTCGAGTCGACGTACGGCGACCGCACGCACCCGACCCCGGATCCGTCGATCCTGGCCGACGCCGTGCGCCGTACGGTCGAGCGTGGCGGCAGCGTGCTGATCCCCGCCTTCGCCGTGGACCGCACCGAGCTCGTCCTGCTGGAGCTGCGGCGGCTGATGGAGGCCGGCGACATCCCGCGCGTGCCGGTCTTCGTCGACAGCCCGATGGCGCTAGCCGCCCTCGACGTCTACCGCAGGGCGCTGACGTCGGGCAGCGAGCAGCTCCGCCCCGAGATCCTGGGCCGGCGCGACGTCTTCGACGCCGGCGACCTCCGCGTCACCCGGACGGTCGAGGAGTCACGACAGCTCAATCGGCCGGCCTATCCCAGCATCGTCGTGTCCGCCTCGGGCATGGCCGCCGGCGGCCGGGTCGTCCACCACCTCGCCGAGCAGCTCCCCGACCACCGCAACACGGTCGTCCTGACCGGCTTCCAGGCCGAGGGCACCCGCGGCCGCAGGCTGCTCGAGGGAGCACGGGAGGTCAAGGTCCACGGCCGCTACGTGCCGGTGAACGCCGACGTCGTCTCGGTCCCGGACTTCTCCGTCCACTCCGACGCCGACGAGACCCTCGGCTGGCTACGACGTGCCCCCGCCGCCCCGCGGACGGTCTACGTCGTCCACGGCGAACCCCGCGCCTCCTCCCGGCTCGCCGACCGGATCCGCTCGGAGCTCGGCTGGGTCGCCGTCGTACCGGAGCAGGGAGAGAAGCTGCTGCTCGACTGA